The Solibacillus daqui genome has a segment encoding these proteins:
- the yycF gene encoding response regulator YycF, whose product MDKTILVVDDEKPIADILQFNLIKEGYRVICAYDGEEALQKVEEEQPDLMLLDIMLPKRDGMEVCREIRKKYDFPIIMLTAKGSEIDKVLGLEMGADDYVTKPFSTRELIARVKANMRRLNVPAQVEEAQVETNDIVIGSLTIQPDAYLVLKREEAIELTHREFELLHYLAKHIGQVMTREHLLQTVWGYDYFGDVRTVDVTIRRLREKIEDSPSHPLWIVTRRGVGYYLRNPEQE is encoded by the coding sequence ATGGATAAAACGATATTAGTTGTTGACGATGAAAAGCCAATTGCAGATATTTTGCAATTTAACTTAATTAAAGAAGGTTATCGTGTGATTTGCGCGTATGACGGAGAAGAAGCATTACAAAAAGTAGAAGAAGAGCAGCCAGATTTAATGCTATTAGATATTATGTTACCAAAGCGCGATGGCATGGAAGTGTGCCGTGAAATACGCAAAAAATATGATTTTCCGATTATTATGCTGACAGCAAAAGGCTCGGAAATTGATAAGGTATTAGGTCTTGAAATGGGTGCAGATGATTATGTAACCAAGCCATTTAGTACGCGTGAATTAATTGCACGTGTGAAGGCGAATATGCGTCGTTTAAATGTACCAGCACAAGTCGAAGAAGCACAGGTGGAGACGAATGATATTGTCATAGGCTCACTAACAATTCAACCCGATGCTTATTTAGTGTTGAAACGTGAGGAGGCAATTGAATTAACGCACCGTGAATTTGAATTATTGCATTATTTAGCGAAGCATATCGGACAAGTAATGACACGTGAGCACCTCTTACAAACGGTATGGGGCTATGATTATTTTGGTGATGTACGTACAGTAGACGTAACGATTCGTCGTTTACGTGAAAAAATTGAGGATAGTCCTAGTCACCCTTTATGGATTGTGACAAGACGAGGAGTAGGCTACTACTTACGAAATCCTGAACAGGAGTAG
- the dnaB gene encoding replicative DNA helicase has translation MSESMMDRVPPHNTEAESSVIGAIFLEPQALITASEIVIADDFYHIAHQKIFQTMLNLSDQGKAIDVVTVTEELSAKKELEDVGGLTYMTELANGVPTAANIAHYAKIVEEKAILRRLIRVASKIADDGYTREDEVEVLLAEAEKKMLEVSNRKNAGDFKHVKDVLVQTFDNIEQLQARDGDVTGIPTGFRDLDKMTAGFQRNDLIIVAARPSVGKTAFALNVAQSVAVKARENVAIFSLEMGADQLVMRMLCAEGNIDAQRLRTGALETEDWGKLTMAMGSLSNSGIYIDDSPGVRMADIRAKCRRLAKENGLGMILIDYLQLILGSGKPGENRQQEVSEISRSLKGLARELKVPVIALSQLSRGVEQRQDKRPMMSDLRESGSIEQDADIVAFLYRDDYYDKESESKDIIEIIIAKQRNGPTGTVSLAFRKEYNKFLNLEFTPPPREE, from the coding sequence ATGAGCGAATCCATGATGGACCGCGTTCCGCCCCATAATACCGAAGCAGAATCCTCGGTAATTGGCGCAATTTTCCTTGAACCGCAAGCACTAATTACAGCATCTGAAATAGTCATTGCCGATGATTTTTATCATATTGCACATCAAAAGATTTTCCAAACGATGCTGAATTTAAGCGACCAGGGGAAAGCGATTGATGTTGTCACTGTTACAGAAGAATTATCAGCAAAAAAAGAGCTAGAGGATGTTGGTGGTTTAACGTACATGACGGAGCTTGCGAATGGGGTTCCGACTGCTGCCAATATTGCACATTATGCAAAAATCGTAGAAGAAAAGGCGATATTACGTCGACTTATTCGTGTCGCTTCGAAAATTGCGGATGATGGTTATACGCGTGAAGATGAAGTAGAAGTTCTTTTAGCAGAAGCTGAAAAGAAAATGCTCGAAGTATCGAACCGTAAAAATGCGGGCGACTTTAAGCATGTAAAAGATGTATTAGTTCAAACATTTGATAATATTGAACAGCTGCAGGCACGTGACGGGGACGTGACAGGTATTCCAACTGGTTTCCGTGACTTAGATAAAATGACTGCAGGGTTCCAGCGCAATGATTTAATTATTGTAGCAGCACGTCCATCTGTTGGTAAAACGGCGTTTGCGTTAAATGTTGCTCAAAGTGTTGCCGTAAAGGCGCGTGAAAATGTCGCGATCTTCTCTCTGGAGATGGGTGCAGATCAACTTGTCATGCGTATGTTATGTGCAGAGGGTAATATCGATGCACAGCGCTTACGTACCGGAGCTTTGGAAACGGAAGACTGGGGCAAGCTGACGATGGCGATGGGAAGTTTATCGAATTCAGGTATTTATATTGACGACTCACCAGGTGTGCGTATGGCCGATATCCGTGCCAAATGCCGGCGCTTAGCAAAAGAAAATGGCCTTGGAATGATCTTAATCGATTATTTACAGCTGATTTTAGGAAGCGGTAAACCTGGGGAAAACCGTCAGCAAGAAGTATCGGAAATTTCCAGGTCGTTAAAAGGTCTAGCGCGTGAATTAAAAGTACCCGTGATTGCACTGTCTCAGCTTTCACGTGGTGTAGAGCAGCGTCAAGATAAGCGTCCGATGATGAGTGACTTACGTGAATCGGGTTCAATTGAGCAAGATGCCGATATCGTAGCATTCCTTTACCGTGATGATTACTACGATAAAGAATCGGAAAGTAAAGATATTATCGAAATTATTATTGCCAAGCAACGTAACGGTCCTACAGGTACAGTTAGCTTAGCATTCCGAAAAGAATATAATAAATTCTTAAACTTAGAATTTACCCCGCCACCACGCGAGGAATAA
- a CDS encoding adenylosuccinate synthase, translating into MTAVVVVGTQWGDEGKGKITDFLSKKADAIARFAGGDNAGHTIKIGQETYKLHLIPSGIFYSDKLSVIGNGVVINPKSIVTELKGLQARGIDTSNLRISNRAHVILPYHIYQDIVDEQSRGNQKIGTTAKGIGPCYQDKVGRIGIRVADLLDKAIFEKKLRANLELKNRLFTKFYEVEGLNFDDIFEEYYAFGQEIAQYVTDTSKVLNDVIDDGGKVLFEGAQGIMLDVDQGTYPFVTSSNPVAGGIAIGSGVGPNAVSRVVGVCKAYTSRVGDGPFPTELHDEIGQQIREVGREYGTTTGRPRRVGWFDSVVVRHSRRVSGITDLALNSIDVLSGLETVKICTAYEYNGEVITEYPASLEIIEQCKPIYEELPGWFEDITGVRVFGDLPQNAQNYINRVLELTGIQLMTFSVGPAREQTNIVNEIWA; encoded by the coding sequence ATGACAGCAGTTGTTGTAGTAGGTACACAGTGGGGAGACGAAGGTAAGGGAAAAATTACAGACTTTCTTTCTAAAAAGGCAGATGCCATTGCACGTTTTGCAGGTGGCGATAACGCAGGTCATACAATTAAAATTGGTCAAGAAACGTACAAGCTACATTTAATTCCTTCTGGTATTTTTTATTCTGATAAATTATCGGTTATTGGTAACGGAGTAGTAATTAATCCAAAGTCGATTGTGACAGAATTAAAAGGTTTACAAGCACGTGGCATTGATACGTCAAATTTACGTATTTCAAATCGTGCACATGTCATTTTACCGTATCATATTTATCAAGATATCGTAGACGAGCAAAGCCGAGGCAATCAGAAAATTGGAACAACAGCTAAAGGAATCGGTCCATGTTACCAAGATAAGGTAGGACGTATTGGGATTCGCGTGGCAGATTTATTAGATAAAGCAATTTTTGAAAAGAAATTGCGAGCAAATTTAGAATTAAAAAATCGTTTATTTACAAAGTTCTATGAAGTAGAAGGTTTAAATTTTGACGATATATTTGAAGAATATTATGCATTCGGACAAGAAATCGCACAATATGTAACAGATACATCAAAAGTATTAAATGACGTTATTGATGATGGCGGTAAAGTGCTATTTGAAGGTGCACAAGGGATTATGCTAGATGTTGATCAAGGCACATATCCTTTCGTAACTTCATCAAACCCTGTGGCAGGTGGAATTGCCATTGGTTCTGGTGTTGGTCCAAATGCCGTATCACGTGTTGTAGGTGTATGTAAGGCATATACATCACGTGTTGGGGATGGTCCATTCCCTACAGAGCTACACGATGAAATTGGTCAGCAAATTCGCGAGGTGGGTCGTGAATATGGTACAACAACAGGTCGTCCGCGTCGTGTCGGTTGGTTTGACTCGGTTGTAGTGCGTCACTCACGTCGTGTGTCAGGTATTACCGATTTAGCACTAAATTCAATTGACGTTTTGTCAGGTCTTGAAACGGTTAAAATTTGTACGGCATACGAATATAACGGCGAAGTCATTACAGAATATCCTGCAAGCTTAGAAATTATTGAGCAGTGCAAACCAATTTATGAAGAGTTACCAGGTTGGTTTGAAGATATTACAGGCGTTAGAGTATTTGGAGATTTACCACAAAATGCACAAAACTATATAAACCGTGTATTAGAACTGACAGGCATTCAATTGATGACATTCTCTGTCGGTCCAGCACGCGAGCAAACTAACATTGTAAATGAGATTTGGGCATAA
- the walK gene encoding cell wall metabolism sensor histidine kinase WalK — MQKVSFFKSIHVKLVLIYMLLIIIALQIIGIYFMKQLETNLKTNFQDSIRQRIELVHYSIREEMLKERDDTLPSREESLGTILKEFSTQDINKINVVDNRNRILATSDANNQAQVGQRANEEIIRKSISAETLLDSISLDRDTGKRVWVLAAPITDTVGPSGEVIGAVYVESNIEKVYEQLNEINRIFAAGIAMSLVITIILGILVARTITRPISDMRKQAQAMSRGNYSRKVRVYGTDEIGQLAIAFNHLTNRLQEAQSTTEAERRKLASVLSNMTDGVIATDRKGKIILINEPALELLHDSRETTLNRPIASVLRLDQEYSFEDLIHMKDPVNLDFSMSDTPYILRANFSVIQKETGFVNGLITVLHDITEQEKIDMERREFVANVSHELRTPLTTMRSYLEALADGAWRDENIAPTFLNVTQTETERMIRLVNDLLQLSKMDSQEYELNFEFVEFNKFFTRIIDRFEMSKSQNVEFVRLLPEKSYYVDIDTDKLTQVIDNIISNALKYSPDGGNIRFGFTVHDNMLRVMISDDGMGIPKENVSRIFDRFYRVDRARARSMGGTGLGLAIAREMIETHGGKIWAESEEGQGTTIFFTLPYELDEAGDWE, encoded by the coding sequence ATGCAAAAAGTAAGTTTCTTCAAATCAATACATGTAAAGCTTGTATTGATTTATATGCTGTTGATTATTATTGCTCTTCAAATTATTGGGATTTACTTCATGAAGCAGCTAGAAACCAATTTGAAAACCAATTTCCAAGATTCGATTCGTCAGCGCATTGAATTAGTGCACTATAGCATTCGTGAGGAAATGTTAAAAGAGCGTGATGATACACTACCGTCGCGTGAAGAAAGCTTAGGGACAATTTTAAAGGAGTTTTCGACCCAGGATATTAACAAAATCAATGTCGTCGATAACCGAAACCGTATTTTAGCAACGTCTGATGCAAACAATCAAGCACAAGTTGGTCAGCGGGCAAACGAAGAAATTATACGTAAGTCGATTTCAGCAGAGACGTTGCTTGATTCCATTTCATTGGATCGTGATACAGGGAAGCGTGTGTGGGTGCTCGCTGCCCCTATTACTGATACAGTTGGCCCGAGTGGTGAGGTAATCGGTGCAGTTTATGTAGAATCAAATATCGAGAAGGTTTATGAACAGTTAAATGAGATTAACCGTATTTTTGCTGCAGGAATAGCGATGTCGCTAGTCATTACCATTATTTTAGGTATTTTAGTAGCGCGTACAATTACGCGTCCAATTTCCGATATGCGAAAGCAAGCACAGGCAATGTCAAGAGGGAACTATTCACGTAAAGTACGTGTTTACGGTACCGATGAAATTGGACAATTAGCTATTGCATTCAACCATTTAACGAATCGCTTGCAAGAAGCACAATCTACAACAGAGGCAGAGCGACGCAAGCTAGCGAGTGTATTAAGTAATATGACGGACGGCGTAATTGCGACAGACCGTAAAGGGAAAATTATATTAATTAATGAACCTGCACTTGAATTATTGCATGATTCACGTGAAACAACGTTAAATCGTCCAATTGCGTCGGTATTAAGACTTGATCAAGAATATAGTTTTGAAGATTTGATTCATATGAAAGATCCGGTAAATCTTGACTTTAGTATGAGTGATACACCGTATATTTTACGCGCGAACTTTTCCGTTATTCAAAAGGAAACGGGTTTTGTGAACGGGCTTATTACCGTGTTACATGATATTACCGAGCAGGAAAAAATCGATATGGAACGCCGTGAATTTGTAGCAAACGTATCGCATGAATTACGTACGCCACTAACAACGATGCGTAGCTATTTAGAAGCACTAGCTGATGGGGCGTGGCGTGATGAAAATATTGCACCAACGTTTTTAAATGTTACACAAACGGAAACGGAGCGCATGATTCGTCTAGTAAATGATTTATTACAGCTATCAAAAATGGACAGTCAAGAGTATGAGCTTAATTTTGAATTTGTTGAGTTTAATAAATTTTTTACGCGTATTATTGACCGCTTTGAAATGTCAAAGTCCCAAAATGTTGAATTTGTACGTCTATTACCAGAGAAAAGTTATTATGTCGATATAGATACCGATAAATTAACACAAGTAATTGATAATATTATTTCGAATGCCCTGAAATATTCTCCAGATGGCGGTAATATTCGCTTTGGCTTTACGGTTCATGACAATATGCTGCGCGTTATGATTTCCGATGATGGTATGGGGATTCCGAAAGAAAATGTCAGTCGTATTTTTGACCGCTTCTATCGTGTAGACCGTGCACGTGCACGGTCTATGGGTGGCACTGGTTTAGGTCTTGCAATTGCACGTGAGATGATTGAAACACATGGAGGGAAAATTTGGGCAGAAAGTGAGGAAGGGCAAGGAACAACAATCTTCTTCACATTACCGTATGAACTTGATGAGGCGGGGGATTGGGAATGA
- the rplI gene encoding 50S ribosomal protein L9 has protein sequence MKVVFLKDVKGKGKKGEIKEVSEGYARNFLIKNGYAKEANNQAMSELKGQQRLVEKNAAAELQAAEDLKVELEKVTVEIKAKSGEGGRLFGSVSTKQIADQLQKKHGFKVDKRKMDCNDGIRSLGFTNVPVKLHHDVKATLKVHVIAE, from the coding sequence ATGAAAGTAGTATTTTTAAAAGACGTTAAAGGTAAAGGAAAAAAAGGTGAAATTAAAGAGGTTTCAGAAGGTTATGCACGTAACTTTTTAATTAAAAATGGTTATGCAAAAGAAGCAAACAACCAAGCAATGAGCGAATTAAAAGGGCAACAACGCCTTGTAGAAAAAAATGCAGCAGCAGAATTACAAGCAGCGGAAGATTTAAAAGTAGAATTAGAAAAAGTAACAGTCGAAATTAAAGCAAAATCAGGTGAAGGTGGCCGATTATTCGGTTCGGTTTCAACAAAGCAAATTGCCGATCAACTACAAAAGAAACATGGCTTTAAAGTAGATAAACGAAAAATGGATTGCAACGATGGAATCCGTTCGTTAGGTTTTACAAACGTTCCTGTCAAGTTACATCACGATGTAAAGGCAACATTAAAAGTACATGTAATTGCAGAATAA
- a CDS encoding DHH family phosphoesterase has protein sequence MGIFRKRPIRYPLLVLFLLGIVAATLIMMWNVWIGIVFVLVYAVAMYYTLRVELVTYLETEKHIEELSFRMKNVGEEAFLEMPFGILILNDDFSIEWANPFMQRILQQESLVGHELFGISETLHTLVMQGKKEEMAIALFDRKYNVYYKKEEKILYFFDVTKQVQIEKQYLADRTVLAIIFIDNYDELTSGMDDQARSLTNTMVTSIINEWAAQYDIFVKRFASDRYIAVFNDAILAEFEQKRFSILDVVRERTAQKNLSLTLSIGVGAGSQSLVELGQLAQSGLDLVLGRGGDQVAIKQSNGKIRFYGGKTNPVEKRTRVRARVISHALSDLIQDSDRVFVMGHKNPDMDSIGACVGVRKMVAMNGIEGDIIVNFDEVHGSVDRLMNELEAKTDFYDRFITPDDALSKITAKSLVIIVDTHKPSLVVDSRLLSKTDKVVVIDHHRRGEEFITNPTLVYMEPYASSTAELVTELLEYQPQNEKLVPLEATALLSGIIVDTKSFTLRTGARTFEAASYLRTFGADTVLIQRLLKEDVDTYVTRSKIIQTVEFPYKEIAVAHGENSKVYDSVLIAQTADILLTMKDIGASFVIAHRSDGLIGISARSLGEVNVQLIMEQLGGGGHLTNAATQIAASSIDEAKQHLYEAITEIVEGSNQS, from the coding sequence ATGGGGATTTTTCGTAAACGACCAATTCGATATCCATTGCTAGTATTATTTTTACTAGGTATAGTAGCAGCTACCCTTATTATGATGTGGAATGTATGGATTGGTATTGTCTTTGTATTAGTTTATGCAGTAGCGATGTACTATACGTTGCGTGTAGAGCTCGTAACGTATTTAGAGACGGAAAAGCATATTGAAGAATTATCGTTTCGTATGAAGAATGTTGGCGAAGAGGCCTTTTTGGAGATGCCGTTTGGGATACTTATTTTAAACGATGATTTTTCAATTGAATGGGCAAATCCGTTTATGCAGCGTATACTTCAGCAAGAATCATTAGTTGGGCACGAGTTATTCGGTATTTCTGAAACGCTGCACACCCTTGTGATGCAAGGGAAAAAAGAAGAGATGGCAATTGCTTTATTTGATCGTAAATATAATGTGTATTACAAAAAAGAAGAAAAAATTCTCTATTTCTTTGATGTAACTAAACAAGTACAAATTGAAAAGCAATATTTAGCGGATCGTACCGTGCTTGCCATTATATTTATTGATAACTATGATGAATTAACATCAGGTATGGACGATCAAGCACGTAGTTTAACCAATACAATGGTGACGTCGATTATTAATGAATGGGCGGCGCAGTATGATATTTTTGTTAAACGTTTTGCATCGGATCGTTATATTGCGGTATTTAATGATGCAATTTTGGCAGAGTTTGAACAGAAGCGTTTTTCGATTTTAGATGTTGTACGTGAACGCACCGCGCAAAAAAATCTATCGTTGACGTTAAGTATTGGAGTGGGTGCAGGCTCTCAATCGTTAGTGGAGCTTGGGCAGCTTGCACAATCGGGATTGGATTTAGTATTAGGACGCGGTGGTGACCAAGTAGCGATTAAACAATCAAACGGGAAAATCCGTTTCTATGGTGGTAAAACGAACCCTGTTGAAAAACGCACAAGGGTACGTGCTCGTGTCATTTCACATGCGTTAAGTGATTTAATTCAAGATAGTGATCGTGTGTTTGTCATGGGGCACAAAAATCCAGACATGGACTCGATTGGTGCCTGTGTAGGTGTACGTAAAATGGTGGCAATGAATGGTATAGAGGGCGATATTATTGTTAACTTTGATGAAGTACATGGCAGTGTCGATCGCTTAATGAATGAGTTAGAAGCTAAAACGGATTTCTATGATCGTTTTATCACGCCAGATGATGCGCTATCAAAAATAACTGCAAAATCACTCGTTATTATTGTCGATACACATAAACCAAGTTTAGTAGTAGACAGCCGTCTGTTAAGTAAAACGGATAAGGTTGTTGTCATTGACCATCATCGTCGTGGTGAAGAATTTATTACAAATCCGACATTAGTATATATGGAGCCATATGCATCGTCTACAGCGGAGCTTGTAACAGAATTACTAGAATATCAGCCGCAAAATGAAAAGTTAGTGCCATTAGAGGCAACGGCGCTGTTATCTGGTATTATTGTTGATACGAAAAGCTTTACATTGCGTACTGGCGCCCGTACCTTTGAGGCAGCCTCGTATTTACGTACATTTGGTGCAGATACAGTATTGATTCAGCGCCTATTAAAAGAAGATGTCGATACGTATGTAACGCGTTCAAAAATTATCCAAACAGTTGAGTTTCCATATAAGGAAATTGCTGTTGCGCATGGTGAAAATTCAAAAGTGTATGATTCGGTGCTTATTGCACAAACGGCCGATATTTTATTAACGATGAAAGATATCGGAGCATCGTTTGTTATTGCGCATCGTAGTGATGGCCTAATTGGTATTAGTGCCCGTTCATTAGGTGAAGTGAATGTGCAGTTGATAATGGAGCAGCTAGGTGGCGGTGGGCATTTAACGAATGCCGCAACACAAATTGCAGCTAGCTCGATTGATGAAGCGAAACAGCATTTATATGAAGCAATTACTGAAATAGTCGAAGGGAGTAATCAATCATGA
- a CDS encoding YycH family regulatory protein — translation MKYVEQIKSFLLVFLVFLSVALTLIIWNYQPDYELIEETQVEEVLIGDQRQLQDVLKPYRVLFRENDAFTGTVSNGVLNELYRNFITWQVQDVKLINTDPKMNEIINKNNRATLFFNEEIPMQSFSNVLPFVEKDELDISFNRLIIDWSNAEEQDQLQLLFLNTEKRLLLQGYVNLASGQRFLTQVIQPSKNYTSYVEVERDSLHSLYVPQGTFGATKYTYLIDEFLPESFKNIVFPDPSIVQPNVENEQSVRYTDGTSLMTVDTQNRILNYVYPPAESIAPIPSSRLLLDSFEFVNDHGGFTSDFRLSSMNIGKHIMEYQLFLHGYPVYSNMTTTRIITTWGENRLFRYRRPYYSIERDIPNERAVQSLPSGEAVVEYLRNSKDYSFDEVDEIVVGYYLMQNPDSYILDPSWFIISDNVWTRITPEQIGGVMNGLE, via the coding sequence ATGAAATATGTTGAGCAAATAAAATCATTTTTATTAGTGTTCCTCGTGTTCTTAAGTGTTGCCCTAACACTCATCATTTGGAATTACCAGCCAGATTATGAGCTCATTGAAGAAACACAAGTAGAAGAGGTACTTATCGGAGACCAAAGGCAATTGCAGGATGTGCTCAAGCCGTATCGCGTATTATTTCGCGAAAATGATGCATTTACTGGGACCGTTTCAAATGGTGTATTAAATGAGCTATATAGAAATTTCATTACTTGGCAAGTCCAAGATGTAAAATTAATTAATACAGATCCTAAAATGAATGAAATAATAAACAAAAATAATCGAGCAACTTTATTTTTCAATGAAGAAATTCCAATGCAATCTTTTTCGAATGTATTACCGTTTGTTGAAAAGGACGAGTTGGATATAAGCTTCAACCGCTTGATTATCGATTGGTCGAATGCGGAAGAACAAGATCAGCTTCAGCTATTATTTTTAAATACGGAAAAGCGTTTATTGCTGCAAGGCTATGTCAATTTGGCTAGTGGTCAACGTTTTTTAACACAGGTAATCCAGCCTTCGAAAAATTATACAAGCTATGTAGAGGTTGAGCGTGATTCACTGCATTCTTTATATGTGCCACAGGGGACATTTGGGGCTACAAAATATACGTATTTAATTGATGAATTTTTACCAGAAAGCTTTAAAAATATTGTTTTTCCCGATCCTTCTATTGTGCAACCTAATGTAGAAAACGAGCAATCAGTAAGGTATACAGATGGTACATCATTAATGACGGTCGATACGCAAAATCGTATTTTAAATTATGTATACCCACCTGCAGAAAGCATAGCGCCGATCCCATCCTCAAGATTGTTATTAGATAGCTTTGAATTTGTGAATGACCATGGGGGCTTTACATCTGATTTCCGTTTGTCTTCGATGAATATTGGAAAGCACATCATGGAATACCAGCTATTTTTACATGGCTATCCGGTGTATAGCAATATGACAACGACGCGGATTATAACGACTTGGGGAGAAAACAGACTATTCCGTTATCGTCGTCCGTATTATTCAATTGAAAGAGATATTCCGAATGAGCGCGCGGTGCAAAGTTTGCCTTCAGGTGAAGCGGTTGTGGAATATTTGCGTAATTCAAAGGACTATTCATTTGATGAAGTGGATGAGATTGTTGTTGGCTATTATTTAATGCAAAACCCGGACTCGTATATTCTAGATCCAAGCTGGTTTATCATTTCTGACAACGTTTGGACACGCATTACACCTGAACAAATAGGAGGTGTAATGAATGGATTGGAATAG
- a CDS encoding peptidoglycan DD-metalloendopeptidase family protein, translated as MESNESQLDLNHKKPSLINRHNGKLKIAAVLALLVSTVTFNLGFANETDKEEFAKIYHVYVADAYVGSVADEAIVEQIVMKKEQEARQQYQNIELDAGSDITIVPEQVFTVETNEEQTVKDLQQAITVQAKAYSLKVGDTAVATLKAKEDIEAVIDGLKLQYVTPTQLDGLENNTTSTLPSLQKNETRLVDVTLTEDITDEEVLVSPSEITTVEKAVQLLQTGAEAKETYAVKSGDVLGSIAKAHSLTTAELLALNPSLKADSVLQIDQELNVTVEKPYVSVQAVYEKKTLEAINYQKVVKEDPTMLKGERIVQQEGAIGKKEVEYTLIEENGVRTEIVPTDENTVLEPKDYIVVIGTKVIPSVGTGTFAWPAEGGHISSQMGSRWGRYHYGIDIARPSGYAIKASDNGVIKTAGQHSTYGNYIVIDHNNGYETLYAHLSKIDVSVGQVVGQGAAIGVMGSTGRSTGTHLHFEVHKDGAEVNPLSYLN; from the coding sequence ATGGAATCGAATGAAAGCCAGTTAGACTTGAATCATAAAAAACCAAGTCTAATTAATCGTCACAATGGTAAACTTAAAATTGCTGCAGTATTAGCATTACTAGTTTCAACAGTGACATTTAATCTAGGTTTTGCGAATGAGACAGATAAAGAAGAATTCGCGAAAATTTATCACGTATATGTAGCAGACGCTTACGTTGGTTCAGTTGCTGATGAAGCGATTGTTGAACAAATTGTTATGAAAAAAGAGCAGGAAGCAAGGCAACAATATCAAAATATAGAGCTTGATGCAGGATCGGATATTACGATTGTACCAGAGCAAGTATTCACAGTAGAAACAAATGAGGAACAAACAGTAAAAGATCTTCAACAAGCCATTACTGTACAGGCAAAAGCCTACTCGTTAAAAGTAGGTGATACAGCGGTAGCTACATTGAAGGCTAAAGAAGATATTGAAGCTGTAATTGACGGATTAAAGCTTCAATATGTTACACCAACCCAACTTGACGGATTGGAAAATAATACTACTTCTACTTTACCCTCATTACAAAAAAATGAAACCCGTTTAGTAGATGTTACATTAACGGAAGACATCACGGACGAAGAAGTTTTAGTAAGTCCATCTGAAATTACTACAGTAGAAAAGGCAGTACAACTTTTACAAACAGGTGCAGAAGCAAAAGAGACTTATGCCGTGAAGTCGGGTGATGTTTTAGGCTCAATCGCGAAAGCCCATAGCTTAACAACGGCGGAACTGTTAGCGTTAAATCCATCGTTAAAAGCCGATTCTGTTTTACAAATCGATCAAGAGTTAAACGTAACAGTAGAAAAGCCATATGTATCAGTGCAGGCTGTTTATGAAAAGAAAACGTTAGAAGCAATCAACTATCAAAAAGTTGTTAAAGAAGATCCAACAATGTTAAAAGGTGAAAGAATTGTCCAGCAAGAAGGTGCTATCGGTAAGAAGGAAGTAGAGTATACTCTTATTGAAGAAAATGGCGTACGCACTGAAATTGTTCCAACAGATGAAAACACTGTTCTTGAGCCAAAAGACTATATTGTTGTTATTGGAACAAAAGTAATTCCTTCGGTAGGTACAGGGACATTTGCTTGGCCAGCAGAGGGGGGCCATATTTCAAGTCAAATGGGAAGTCGTTGGGGGCGTTACCATTATGGTATTGATATCGCACGTCCATCAGGATATGCAATTAAAGCATCGGATAACGGTGTTATAAAAACAGCAGGCCAACATTCAACTTACGGAAACTATATAGTGATTGATCATAATAACGGGTATGAAACATTATATGCACATTTATCAAAAATTGACGTGTCAGTAGGTCAAGTTGTGGGACAAGGTGCTGCTATTGGTGTTATGGGTTCAACAGGTCGTTCAACAGGAACACACCTACACTTTGAAGTTCACAAAGATGGAGCAGAAGTAAATCCATTATCTTATTTAAATTAA